A segment of the Romboutsia sp. 13368 genome:
NNNNNNNNNNNNNNNNNNNNNNNNNNNNNNNNNNNNNNNNNNNNNNNNNNNNNNNNNNNNNNNNNNNNNNNNNNNNNNNNNNNNNNNNNNNNNNNNNNNNNNNNNNNNNNNNNNNNNNNNNNNNNNNNNNNNNNNNNNNNNNNNNNNNNNNNNNNNNNNNNNNNNNNNNNNNNNNNNNNNNNNNNNNNNNNNNNNNNNNNNNNNNNNNNNNNNNNNNNNNNNNNNNNNNNNNNNNNNNNNNNNNNNNNNNNNNNNNNNNNNNNNNNNNNNNNNNNNNNNNNNNNNNNNNNNNNNNNNNNNNNNNNNNNNNNNNNNNNNNNNNNNNNNNNNNNNNNNNNNNNNNNNNNNNNNNNNNNNNNNNNNNNNNNNNNNNNNNNNNNNNNNNNNNNNNNNNNNNNNNNNNNNNNNNNNNNNNNNNNNNNNNNNNNNNNNNNNNNNNNNNNNNNNNNNNNNNNNNNNNNNNNNNNNNNNNNNNNNNNNNNNNNNNNNNNNNNNNNNNNNNNNNNNNNNNNNNNNNNNNNNNNNNNNNNNNNNNNNNNNNNNNNNNNNNNNNNNNNNNNNNNNNNNNNNNNNNNNNNNNNNNNNNNNNNNNNNNNNNNNNNNNNNNNNNNNNNNNNNNNNNNNNNNNNNNNNNNNNNNNNNNNNNNNNNNNNNNNNNNNNNNNNNNNNNNNNNNNNNNNNNNNNNNNNNNNNNNNNNNNNNNNNNNNNNNNNNNNNNNNNNNNNNNNNNNNNNNNNNNNNNNNNNNNNNNNNNNNNNNNNNNNNNNNNNNNNNNNNNNNNNNNNNNNNNNNNNNNNNNNNNNNNNNNNNNNNNNNNNNNNNNNNNNNNNNNNNNNNNNNNNNNNNNNNNNNNNNNNNNNNNNNNNNNNNNNNNNNNNNNNNNNNNNNNNNNNNNNNNNNNNNNNNNNNNNNNNNNNNNNNNTTAGTTGTATTAGTTTTAGTATTTATAGCTAGACCTATTGTTGTATTAGTTTGTACAGCTTTTGATAGAAAAGTAAAATGGAGTAAAAATGAGAAATTATTTATGATGTGGGTAAGGGAAACTGGTGTTATACCTGCAGCTTTATCTGGTATAGTTGTTTCAAATAAAATACCTGGATATGAAGTAATTTCATCTACTGTTTTTATGGCAATTGTATTTACATTATTAGTACAAGCTAGTACTACTGGAATAATAGCTAAAAAGCTTGATGTATTAGATAAAGAAGGATAAAATAAAAAGAGATAAGTTAATAAAAACCTTATCTCTTTTTATTTNNNNNNNNNCAAATCACGGATTATTTTATCAGATAATATAGATGGAAATAAATTAAAAAACCTACAGTAGGGGACTGTAGGTTTATATACCTGGGGGAGATAGGTATTTTCCGTTCATATCTTAATTATTATCAGTTTTTTATATTTTATACATAAGTTTATAAATTTTATAGCTAAGGTTWTTTATAGCTAAGRTTATATAATAGAAAAAAGATATATTAATATTAAAATAATAGCTAAAAAATAGTTAATAACGGAAAAGCACCTATCAAAGATAGGTGCTTTTATTTGGGCTAGCGTATACTTATATTAATATATAAGTTCCCACTAATAAGTAGTATAATATAAATATAACATTATGTAAATGTTTAAATATTAATAAATAGAATGTAGAAGTAATTTTATAAGGATAAAAATATATATTTTTGATATCTTATTTAATAGAATATAAGTNNNNNNNNNNNNNNNNNNNNNNNNNNNNNNNNNNNNNNNNNNNNNNNNNNNNNNNNNNNNNNNNNNNNNNNNNNNNNNNNNNNNNNNNNNNNNNNNNNNAAATATTAATAAATAGAATGTAGAAGTAATTTTATAAGGATAAAAATATATATTTTTGATATCTTATTTAATAGAATATAAGTAACAAATAAATAGATTAGGAGAAAGAAATGACAAAAATAATAGATGCAATACAAATGTGTGATGAAAAGATTTTTACATATAAAAAAGAAATAGAAGAAATAAAAAAAATAATTGGTAAAACACCTAGATTTATAATAATAAATGCATCAAATGATGAAGCAAACGCAAGATATATAAAAGGTAAAATAAAAGAAGGAGAAAAAGCTGGATTAGATGTAGAAGTAGTAAAATTTGAAGATGACTGCAACAATGAAGATGTATTAAATATAATAAACAAATGCAATAAAGAAAAGATACCAGTAATTCTTCAGTTACCAACATTTAAACACCTAGATACAGAAAGTCTTATGAAAGCAATAAACTATAATGTAGATGCAGATGGATTTGCTAGAGAATGGATAGGAGAGATAAACTTAGGAAATGATAAAGTTTTAGCACCTGCAACACCTAAAGGAGTTATATCTTTATTAGAATATTATAATGTAGATATTCAGGGTAAAGTGGCATTAGTTATAGGAAAATCAAACCATGTAGGAAAGCCATTATGTTCTATGCTTATGAATAGAGGCGCAACCCTTATAAATGCAAACAGTAAAACAAGTGATTTATCATCATTAGTTAAGATGGCCGATATAGTAATATCTTGTGTTGGGAAACAAAACCTTATAAAGTCAGAAGATATAAAAGAAGGTGCAGTTGTAATAGGTGTTGGATTTACTTATGTAAATGGAAAACAAATTTTAGATTTTGATGTAGATGAAATAGCATCTTTAGGTAAGGCTAAATTTGTTTCTAATAGAATAAATTGTACAGGAAAAGCAACAATAAATTCATTAATAGATAATGTAATAGAATTATATAAGATGAATTTTAATATAAAATAAAAAGTTAGGTAAAGGGAGGTAATTATGAAAWGNAATAGAATTATATAAGATGAATTTTAATATAAAATAAAAAGTTAGGTAAAGGGAGGTAATTATGAAAAGAACAGATTACATATCTTGGGATGATTACTTTATGGGGATATCTCTATTATCAGGAATGAGAAGTAAAGACCCATCAACTCAGGTGGGGGCCTGTATAGTTGATAAAGATAATAGGATAGTATCTATTGGATACAATGGTTTTATAAATGGATGTAGTGATGAAGATTTTCCTTGGTCAAGAGAAGGAGAATTTCTAGAAACTAAATATCCATATGTAGTTCATGCAGAACAAAATGCAATACTAAATTCAAGGGGGAAATCTTTAGAGGGATGTAGGATTTATGTTAATCTATTCCCTTGTCATGATTGTGCAAGAAATATAATTCAATCAGGAATAAAAAAAGTATATTATTTAGTAGATAAATATTCAGATACTGATTCTATAAAAGCATCTAAGTATATGTTTGAAAAAGCAAAGGTAGAGTTAGTTCAGTTAATGCCTAAAGTCGATAAAATAGAAATAAAATTTAATCAAAAGTAGACAGAAAAAATAGTCTATATACTAATTAAAAAGTATATAGACTATTTTTATTTTCAACTATATTTAATATTTTTTAATAATTACTATATCTGATTCTATATTTTTTTTGAAATAGAATAAARGYAGAGTTTTAGTTATATTTCAAGATTTGNNNNNNNNNNNNNNNNNNNNNNNNNNNNNNNNNNNNNNNNNNNNNNNNNNNNNNNNNNNNNNNNNNNNNNNNNNNNNNNNNNNNNNNNNNNNNNNNNNNNNNNNNNNNNNNNNNNNNNNNNNNNNNNNNNNNNNNNNNNNNNNNNNNNNNNNNNNNNNNNNNNNNNNNNNNNNNNNNNNNNNNNNNNNNNNNNNNNNNNNNNNNNNNNNNNNNNNNNNNNNNNNNNNNNNNNNNNNNNNNNNNNNNNNNNNNNNNNNNNNNNNNNNNNNNNNNNNNNNNNNNNNNNNNNNNNNNNNNNNNNNNNNNNNNNNNNNNNNNNNNNNNNNNNNNNNNNNNNNNNNNNNNNNNNNNNNNNNNNNNNNNNNNNNNNNNNNNNNNNNNNNNNNNNNNNNNNNNNNNNNNNNNNNNNNNNNNNNNNNNNNNNNNNNNNNNNNNNNNNNNNNNNNNNNNNNNNNNNNNNNNNNNNNNNNNNNNNNNNNNNNNNNNNNNNNNNNNNNNNNNNNNNNNNNNNNNNNNNNNNNNNNTTTAATATTTTTTAATAATTACTATATCTGATTCTATATTTTTTTTGAAATAGAATAAAAGCAGAGTTTTAGTTATATTTCAAGATTTGTAAAATTTCAAATTAATTAAATTATAAAGCATATAAAAAGTTATCACAAATAAATTTAGCAAAAAAAGTTAAAAAAATACAAATATATTGAAAACTATTATATACAAAAAATATATAATTGAATTATTAATGAAAATCAATATCATGTAATAAAACAGAAGTATAATTATAAAGTTAAAGATAGACGAAAATTATTATAAAAAATGGAGGAGATAAATATGGCTTTAAGAAAAAGAGGCTTAAAAGTAGCTGTAACTACAATGGCTATAATATCATTATTAACATCATCAATGGGGGGAAGTAACAAAGCTTATGCAGATAGCACAACAGATGTTATAACTATGGATGCAGTATCAAAGGCATCAACATCAGTTGACACAGAAGATAATACACAAAACAATGAACAAAATGTTGTACAAAATGTTATAACATATTTAAAGGATGGAGACGCATCAAGAAGTGGAGTAACTAAATTAAGAGATGCATTATCAAAAGATACTGTAATAGAAACAGAAGATAACAAAACATATATGACATTACAGTTTACACAAGCTCAATACTCTATGATTGATAATGTAGCTATAACTGTAGATGGTAAAGAAACAGTATTTGAAAAATCAGNNNNNNNTGTATTACCACATAGTTTTTCTGTAGGCGTTTCATTAGATGAATCTAATACATCTCCAGAATTAAAAGTAAGTAAAGATAAAATATCTTTAAATGTAGGTGATACATTTGATGCTAAAAACTACATAGATGGTATAGCAACAGCAACTGATAAAGAAGATGGAGATTTAACTCAATATATAACTGCTTCAAGTACATTAGAAACAAATGATGATGGAAAAATAGAGACAGCAGGAAATTATACACTTAAATATTCTGTTTATGATATAAATGGAGAAACTACAACTAAAGAAATATCAATAGAAGTTTTAGATAAAAAAGTAGAAGATACAGAAAATGATAAAGAAGAAACAGATAAAAATGAATCGACTTTAGAAAATGGTAAGTATACAATAAAAAATAATACAACTTACTCAGGAACTAGTTCGATGGGAACTAGTATGGTTAGAAACTCATTAAATGAAGTATCATACATAGAAGTTAAAGATGATGGAATATATCTTACTCTTGAGTTTAATAAAGATCTAATTGATCAAATGAAAAATCTAAAAATATCTGTTGATGGAGCTACAGTAAATCCAACTATAGATGGAACAAAGTATACATTTAAAGTTAAATCAATAGATTCTGTTATAGGAATATCTGCAAATATAACAGCTATGAATGGAATGGCTATAAACTATACTGTTGGATTAGAAGAGTCAACTATTAAAAAAGTATCATCTTCAACAAATGGAGCAACAAATAATGGTTCAACAAACAATGGTACTACTAATAACGTAACAACAAATAATGGTGTATCTTGTAACAACAAATAATGGTGTATCTTCAGAGACAACAATAGAAGAAGAAACAGTTGTAGCAGGAAAAGTATCTACTATGAAAAATACAGTAGACCATGAAAGTGAAACTGGAAAAACAATGGCTAGAACATACTTAAATGAAGTATCTAAGGTTGAAGAAATAAATGGACAAAAATATGTAACATTAACATTTACAGGTTCAGAATTTATGAAAGACCATGCTATATACGTAAATGGAAGTAAAGTTTCTCATACAGTAACAGCTAAATCAGGAGATAGTATAAGTTTAAGATTTAAAGTATCTGATTTCAGTGATACAATGAAAGTTCAAATGTATGTAATACCAATGGGGAGAAATATAGAATTTACAGTTAAATTATTACAAGATACAGTAGGTGAATGGAAAGAAATTACATCAAGTGATTTAGAAACTCTTCCACAAACTGGATCAGTTATAGATGGAACGATGGCTGTTGGAGTAGGAAGTTCATTAATGGCATTAGGTGCATTATTAAATAGAAGAAAAAGAAAATAATTTTAATTGATATAGCACTAGGGATATATCCTAGTGCTTTTTAATTAAACAAATTATGCGAATATATTTATAAATTTAACTATATCAAAAAAGTAGAAAGTAGTGCAAAATATAAATGAAATTGAAAACTAATATCAATAAAATATATTAAGAAAGGTGAYATAATGAATAAAAAAAATATTATTAAATTTACATTAGATATAGCTATGGCTATATTATTTATAACTTTTTTCAATAAAAACTTAGTAAGTTTTAAATTCCATATAATAGGTGGATATGTATTTGCTGGATTTATATTATGGCATATGTATTTAAATAGAAAGTGGATAATAAATATAAGTAAAAGATTATTTGATAAAAAAATAAAACTAAGAGTAAAAATATCGTACATATTAAGTTTTATTTTATTAATAAGTATTTTTTCAATAATCGCAAGTGGGGTTCTTATGATGAAAGCTCAGACTTACGATAGAGTAATGTTCTGGAAGATGCTTCATTTCGGAGCTTCATATTTATCAATAGCTTTAATTGGTATACATATAGGTCTTTAYTGGAACTTTATAATGAATATGTTCAAAAAAATATTTAAAATTAAGCAAAGTAATAGTGTTGGTAAAATATTAGTAAATGCATCTGTAATTGTAGTATTAATATTTGGTATATATACTACATATAAAAAAGAATATTTCAAGCAAGTAGCAAATACATTAACATATGTCGTTCAACATATAGAGCCACAAGATTTAGAACAGCCAGAAGGTAATAACTATCAAAAGGAATATGCTACATTTGTAGATTTAGCGACGACATATGGATCAATAATATCTATATTTGGTATAGCGACTTATTATGGTGATAAGGCAATAAAAGAACGCAATAAATCAAAGATAAATAAAAATAATAATAAAAAAGTAGCATAAATAGAAAAGAATAAAAAAATAGATATGTATTATACATATCTAWATTATTATCTAAAAATAAGAAATATAGAGTATTAAATATAAAGTGTATTAATTTTCTTAAATTATAAAAACAGAATAGAATTTTGTAAAAAAATATAAAAAATATTGGGAAAAGTATTGACAAAAAAATAAAAGTTTACGTTTGAAAAAGTACTTGATACTACACTATATATAGTATAAAATAACTAATATAATACTACATATAGTACTCGCAATTAAAAAATGACAAACCCCTCTTAAAACTTTTTMTATATTATATTTCGTAAAATAAAAATAATATTTTGCAATAAAATTCTACTTTTATTTTACAAAATATAATATAGAAAAAGTTTTAAGAGGGGTGTTTTTATGATTAAGAGCTTAAATATTATAAAGAGAGATGGAAGTATTGCAAAGTTTAATAAATGTAAAATAGAGGATGCAATATTTAAGGCTATGAAATATGGAAGCGGAATATATGAAGAAGAAATAGCTAAAAGTATAGCTAATGAAATTGAATTAAAATCATTACAAAAAGAAAATACTCCAACAGTATATCAAGTTGAAAATATGGTATATGATAAACTAATAGAGTACAAGCATGAGTTAACGGCAAAAGCCTATGAAGGATATAGAGCGGTACAATCATTTAAAAGAGAAGTAAATACTACAGATGAAAGTATAATAGGACTTTTAAATAAAAGTAATGAAGAAGTAATAAATGAAAATTCTAATAAAAATGGTGTATTAGCTTCAACTCAAAGAGATTTAATAGCAGGAGAAGTATCTAAGGACATATCTAGAAGAAAGATAATACCAGCACATATAGTTCATGCTCATGATGAAGGAGTTCTTCATTATCATGATATGGATTATGCAATGCAATCAATTCATAACTGTATGCTTATAAATTTAGAAGATATGCTTCAAAATGGAACTGTAATAAATAATAAATTAGTTGAGTCACCAAAGTCATTTAGTACAGCTTGTACTATAGTAACTCAAATAATAGCTCAAATAGCGAGTGGTCAGTATGGTGGAAATACTATAACAATAAAACATATAGCACCATTTTTAAGAGTTTCTTATAATAAATATTTTAATAAATATAAAGAAAAGTATTCTGAGGAAATAGCAAGTGAATTAGCAGAAGAAAGAATGCTAGAAGAATTAAAGTCAGGTATACAGACTATAAGATATCAATTATCAACTCTTCATACGAGTAATGGTCAATCTCCATTCTCTACTATATATTTAGAAATAGAAGAAGGTCATGAGTACGAAAAAGAAATGGCTTTAATATGTGAAGAGATGATAAATCAAAGATTAGAAGGAATGAAGAATCATAAAGGACAGGTTATAGGAGAAGAGTTCCCTAAGCTTGTTTACTTACTAGATGAACATAACTGCTTAGAAGGCGGTAAGTATGATTACATAACTAAGCTTGCAGCTAAGTGTAATACAAAAAGATTAGTTCCTGACTATCAAAGTGCAAAAATAATGAGAAGAAATTATGAAGGTAACACATTCCCACCAATGGGATGTAGAAGTCACCTTTCTCCTTGGAAAGATGAAAATAATCAATATAAATGGTATGGAAGATTTAATCAAGGAGTGATAAGTCTTAACTTAGTACAAGTAGCATTAACAGCTAATAAAGATATGGATAAGTTCTGGGAAATCTTAGATGAAAGATTAGAATTATGTAAAGAAGCTTTAATGGTTAGACATAATTTATTATTAGGAACAAGTTCAGATATATCTCCAATACATTGGCAACATGGTGGAATAGCAAGACTAAAAAAAGGTGAAAAAATAGATTCATTATTAAAAGATGGATATTCAACTCTTTCACTAGGATACGTAGGCGTATATGAAATGACACAAGCAATGCTTGGAGTTTCTCATACAACTAAAGAAGGAGAAGAATTTGCATTAAAAGTAATGCACTATTTAAATGATGTTTGTAAAAAATGGAAAGAAGAAACTGGACTTGGATTTGGACTTTATGGAACTCCAGGTGAAAGTTTAACTTCAAGATTCTGTAGAATAGATAAACAAAAATTTGGTGAAATAAAAAATGTAACAGATAGAATGTATTATACAAACTCATATCATGTTCATGTAACTGAAGAAATAGATGCTTTTTCAAAGTTACAGTTTGAATCTCAATTCCATGATATAAGTTTAGGTGGATGTATAAGTTATGTTGAAGTACCGGATATGAGTAAAAACTTAACAGCGGTAGAGCAAATAATAAATTATATATACCACAATATTCAATATGCTGAAATAAATACAAAACCGGACGTATGCTTTAAATGCGGATATGAAGGTGAAATATTATTAGATAATGATTTAGAATGGTATTGTCCAAACTGTGGAAATAGAGAAAAAGAAGAAATGCAAGTTATGAGAAGAACTTGTGGATACATAGGTTCTAATATGTGGGGTAAAGGTCGTACTCAAGAAATAGGACAAAGAGTACTACACTTATAAGATTGGAAGTGATTATATGAGGTTTTCTAAAATTAAAGATAACGATATAGCAAATGGTATTGGTATAACAATGTCACTTTGGACTCAAGGATGTCCACATCATTGTAAAGGATGCTTTAACCTTGAAACATGGGATTTTAAAGGAGGAGAAGAATTTACAAATGAACATTTAAATTATATCTTAGAAAATATAAATAAGAATAATATAAAAAGGAATTTGGCTATATTAGGAGGGGAACCTCTTTGTCCTCAAAATGTTAAAGGTGTAATACAGCTTTGTAAACAATTTAAAAAACATTATCCAGATAAAATAATATATTTATGGACAGGTTATGTAATTGAAGATTTTACTTTTACTCAAAAGAAAATATTAAAATATATAGATGTATTAGTGGATGGTAGATTTGAAGAAGATAAGAAAAATTTATCTATTATGCTAAGAGGTTCTTCTAATCAAAGGGTTATAGATGTAAATAAATCATTAAATCATAATGATATAGTAATGTATGAGGTTAGTTAAAGAGGAGACATTAATATGATAATGAACGTTAAAAAGATTAATAAAGATGCTGTAATACCAATATTTGCACATCCGACAGATAGTGGATTTGACCTATTTACAAGTGAAGATATAACTGTAGCAGCTTCAAAGAAAGCTATAGCAAAAACTGGTTTAATATTTGAAATACCTCAAGGATGGGGAATACAAATAAAAAATAAATCAGGAATAACTGTAAAAGGAGTACCTACGACTTCTGGAACTAATGCAGATATAACAGTATTTGAAGGTACTGTTGATATGGATTACAGAGGTGAACTTGGTATAATGTTTAAAAATGAAGAAGATTTTGAAATAACTATACCAAAGCATACTAAGTTAGCACAAGGCGTGTTAAGAAGAGTTTACAATTGTACTTTTGTAGAGGTAGAAGAAGTTAATGATACAGTTAGAGGTGAAGGTGGATTCGGATCTACTGGAACAACTGTTGATAAAAAATAATAAATTTAATTAATAAAAAGGTAATCTTAWWTTAAAATTAAAAAAGACATATTATGTAAGGTTAAGTTTTTTGTTATCAGTTAATAAAATATAAATATTTTGGTAATATAGATAAAGATGTAATATTAGATTTAAATAAAAAACAAGGACGGTAATAAATGAGTAAAAAATTTCAAGATTTTAATTTAGATAAACAAATAATAAAAGCATTGTATAACTTAGATTATAATAAACCTTCTAAGGTCCAATGTGAAGTTATACCTAGACTTTTAAATAGAGAAGATGTAATAGTAAAATCTAAAACAGGTAGTGGTAAAACAGCTAGTTTTGGAATCCCAATATGTAATAATATTGATATAGAAAATAATAATGTTCAAGCTCTTATAGTAGTACCAACAAGAGAATTAGCACTTCAAGTAAAAGAAGAGATATCAAATATAGGAAGATTAAAAAAGGTAAGATGTAGTGCTATATTTGGTAAGCAACCAATAAAAGAACAAATAAGAGAGTTAAAACAAAGAGTGCATATTGTAGTTGCAACACCAGGTAGGATAATTGACCATATAGGTAGAAATACTATTAATCTAGAAAATCTAAAATATTTTATTATAGATGAAGCAGATAAAATGCTTAATAAAGGTTTTATAGAAGATATGGAATTTATGTTAAATAAAGTACCTAAGAAAAGTTCCATAGGACTATTTTCTGCAACTATAGATAAAGAAATAGAGTACATTTGTGACAAATATATGAATACTTCAAAAACATTAGAAATTGAGTATAATGAAGAATTGAATAAAAAACAGATAGATGAAAACTTATTTATATCTAATGAAAATGATAAGTATGAAAATTTAAAAAAAATAATATATAAAGAAAATCCAAAATCATTAATAATCTTCTGTAATACAAGAGATAAAGTAACTAAATTATATAGAAATATGAAAGATGATGGATTTTTAGTAAAAGAACTTCATGGAGATATGTCTCAGGATAAAAGAATATTTGTAATTAAAGATTTCAAGCAAGATAAGTTTAATATACTTATAAGTACAGATGTAGCAGCTAGGGGTATACATATAGATGATATTTCTTTAGTAATAAATTATGATGTTCCAAGAGATAAGGAAAATTATATACATAGAATAGGTAGAACTGGAAGAAAAGATAAATATGGAAAAGCTATAACTATAGTAACTAATAAAGATGAAAAGTATATTAAAGAAATAGAAGACTATATAGGATATAAAATTAAGGAACTACAAGAATTAAAATGTGAAGAAATAATAGAAGGTAAATTAAACTTTGAAAAAAGCTCTAAAGATATATTAAAAAATAAAAGAAATAAAGTAAAAAATGAAGATATCCATAGTGAAGTAACAAAAATATATATAAATGCAGGAAAGAAAAAGAAAATAAGGGTTATAGATATAGTAGGTGCATTTAGCAATTTACCAGGAATAAATAATGAAGATATAGGTGTTATTGAAGTTCAAGATTTATGTTCATATGTAGATATACTTAATCATAAGGGCGATGCTTTGGTAAAGAAATATAAAGAAATAAGCATAAAGAAAAAGATGGTTAAGTTAAGAAAAGATAGACAAAATTAAAATAAGAATATTGAACTTAAATAATAAAATTATCTATTATAATTATAGAAACTTATAATTTTAGGAGGGGTATAATGACTAAACCATCAATATATCATAGTNNTTTTTATTTTAATCTATATTTTCACCAAAACTTTCACTTATAAGTCTAGTATAACTTATAGATTTAGAAATTCTATCGAGGATTTCTTCTTTATCACTTATAATTATATCTGTGCCAGTATTCCATATTTTATCAAATAAATTAGTACACATATTTTTAAATTCAGTATCACTAATTATAAAATAATCATTTTTGCCTGATTCAGGATGAGCTTTTGTAAATTTTAAATTTTTTGATAAATATAGAGATGGATTTTGCTTATATTTAAAATCATCAATAAAATCACCATCAACGAGTCTTATTTCAACATCATCTGATTTAGTAAGAATTTTTTCTATATATTCTATGTGTCTCTCTCTTTCCTTAAATGTAAGAGTTACGGGTGTATTAAAAAAATGTAATTTTCCTGAAGACATATACTTTCTTAACTCTGATTCAAAGAGTAAGACTCTTAGTTTAGATTTATATGTAACATTTTCTAGGAATACACTTATTTTTTTTAATTCATTAATTATTTTATTGTTATGGCCAAATAATCTTTCAGCAATTTCCATAAATAAATCAGATGGCATAAAAAACTCATTAATAGAACCAAGAATACATCTTAAATCATTATTCATTATATATTGTATATATGTTTGATCTTCAATCATTGATGAAGGG
Coding sequences within it:
- a CDS encoding DEAD/DEAH box helicase codes for the protein MSKKFQDFNLDKQIIKALYNLDYNKPSKVQCEVIPRLLNREDVIVKSKTGSGKTASFGIPICNNIDIENNNVQALIVVPTRELALQVKEEISNIGRLKKVRCSAIFGKQPIKEQIRELKQRVHIVVATPGRIIDHIGRNTINLENLKYFIIDEADKMLNKGFIEDMEFMLNKVPKKSSIGLFSATIDKEIEYICDKYMNTSKTLEIEYNEELNKKQIDENLFISNENDKYENLKKIIYKENPKSLIIFCNTRDKVTKLYRNMKDDGFLVKELHGDMSQDKRIFVIKDFKQDKFNILISTDVAARGIHIDDISLVINYDVPRDKENYIHRIGRTGRKDKYGKAITIVTNKDEKYIKEIEDYIGYKIKELQELKCEEIIEGKLNFEKSSKDILKNKRNKVKNEDIHSEVTKIYINAGKKKKIRVIDIVGAFSNLPGINNEDIGVIEVQDLCSYVDILNHKGDALVKKYKEISIKKKMVKLRKDRQN